Proteins encoded by one window of Verrucomicrobiota bacterium:
- a CDS encoding redoxin domain-containing protein: MRIKKILFRNTTMGFVLLALLTFPVTARNDSAKEKPEKAAGTVENFRLLDHQGKSHELYRQTQAPVVVLVVAGNGCPIVRQSIATIKALRDRFADKKVVFWLLDPNSQDDQASSVEEAKEFSIDLPILMDKNQLVARSLTANRTAEAIAISTKDWKIFYRGAIDDRLGYGTQKVKPPKTYLANALENFLAGKKVSPSTTPVKGCAVSFVTITPKEGKTVSYAKEVAPILQKHCVTCHSHGNIGPFAMSSYEKVKGWSSTIQEVLLEQRMPPWHADPHHGAFANDRSLSSEEIQTLVTWIDQGKPRGAGNDPLAAQPSKTTEEWALGKPDYIVQIPKEVTVEATGVFPYRYMIVKSPIPEDAWLSAAVVRASNRKVLHHCLVFVKYPKDAEHPQPDNKGGIDGFFTGYVPGTEQTTFPEGTGKFLPKGALFIFQLHYTATGKEEKDQTEIGLYLSKTKPPMELQTRAAAQTRLDIPPGDPNYEVQGSFTFQRDSLLYEMSPHMHFRGARCLYEAVYPDGKRERLLSVPNYDFNWQTTYRLAEPKRMPAGTKLICTGAFDNSPQNPANPDPTKLVHFGEQTFDEMFIGYLNYAELPQTNAAPAASAANDSATKQAAN, translated from the coding sequence ATGAGGATAAAGAAAATCTTGTTTCGAAACACCACAATGGGTTTCGTGTTGCTGGCGTTACTGACTTTTCCAGTCACGGCGAGGAATGATTCGGCGAAGGAAAAACCGGAAAAGGCCGCAGGCACCGTCGAGAATTTCCGGCTGCTCGATCACCAGGGCAAGTCGCACGAACTTTATCGCCAGACCCAGGCGCCGGTTGTGGTGCTGGTCGTGGCGGGGAATGGTTGCCCGATCGTCCGGCAAAGCATCGCGACGATCAAAGCGTTGCGCGACCGGTTCGCCGACAAAAAGGTGGTGTTCTGGCTGCTCGACCCCAACTCGCAGGATGATCAGGCCAGCAGCGTGGAGGAAGCCAAGGAGTTCAGCATTGATCTGCCCATCCTGATGGACAAGAACCAGCTCGTCGCCCGGTCATTGACCGCGAACCGGACGGCGGAAGCCATTGCCATCAGCACCAAGGATTGGAAAATCTTTTATCGCGGCGCCATTGATGATCGGCTCGGTTACGGCACGCAAAAAGTCAAGCCGCCCAAAACCTACCTGGCGAATGCGCTGGAAAACTTTCTGGCCGGCAAAAAGGTTTCGCCCAGCACTACGCCGGTCAAAGGCTGCGCCGTCAGTTTCGTGACGATCACGCCCAAGGAAGGCAAGACTGTTTCCTATGCTAAAGAGGTGGCGCCCATTCTCCAGAAGCACTGCGTGACCTGTCACAGTCACGGCAACATCGGGCCGTTTGCCATGTCGAGCTATGAGAAGGTCAAGGGTTGGTCTTCCACGATCCAGGAAGTGCTGCTTGAACAGCGCATGCCGCCGTGGCACGCCGATCCGCACCACGGCGCGTTCGCCAACGACCGTTCGCTCAGCTCCGAAGAAATTCAGACTCTGGTGACGTGGATCGACCAAGGCAAGCCGCGCGGCGCCGGCAACGACCCGCTGGCTGCGCAACCATCAAAGACGACCGAGGAGTGGGCCTTGGGCAAACCAGACTACATCGTTCAGATTCCAAAAGAAGTGACTGTTGAGGCGACCGGAGTTTTCCCGTATCGCTACATGATTGTTAAATCGCCAATCCCCGAAGATGCCTGGCTCAGCGCAGCGGTCGTGCGGGCGAGCAACCGCAAGGTGCTGCACCATTGCCTGGTCTTCGTGAAGTATCCGAAAGATGCCGAACACCCGCAGCCGGACAATAAAGGCGGCATCGACGGTTTCTTTACCGGCTACGTTCCCGGCACCGAGCAGACCACCTTCCCGGAAGGCACCGGGAAATTCCTACCCAAAGGCGCGCTGTTTATTTTTCAACTTCATTACACGGCCACCGGGAAAGAAGAAAAGGATCAGACCGAAATCGGTCTCTACTTGTCAAAAACCAAACCGCCGATGGAACTTCAGACCCGCGCAGCGGCACAGACGCGACTGGACATTCCGCCTGGCGACCCCAATTACGAAGTTCAGGGTAGTTTCACGTTCCAACGCGACTCGTTGCTTTATGAGATGAGTCCGCACATGCATTTCCGAGGTGCGCGTTGCCTTTACGAAGCGGTTTATCCCGACGGCAAGCGGGAACGCTTGCTCTCCGTGCCCAATTACGATTTCAACTGGCAGACCACGTACCGGCTCGCCGAACCCAAACGGATGCCCGCCGGCACCAAACTGATCTGCACCGGGGCGTTTGACAATTCGCCGCAAAACCCGGCCAATCCCGATCCAACCAAACTGGTTCACTTCGGCGAGCAGACGTTCGATGAAATGTTCATCGGCTATTTGAACTACGCCGAACTGCCGCAGACCAACGCCGCCCCGGCTGCTTCCGCCGCCAATGATAGCGCGACAAAGCAGGCTGCGAATTGA
- a CDS encoding NADP-dependent oxidoreductase: MNRQIVLARRPEVFPKESDFKLVESPMPTPAAGEILVRALYLSVDPYMRGRMNDVKSYAPPVKLGEVMVGGVVGQVMQSNHPQFQKGGFVEGFFGWQEYAVSDGKGVRKIDPTLAPISTALSVLGMPGLTAYFGLLDIGKPQSGETVVVSGAAGAVGSMVGQIAKIKGCRVVGVAGSDEKVDYLVRELGFDAAFNYKTTDDYFKKLKELCPKGIDVYFDNVGGAITDAVFKLINVKARVCVCGQISQYNLAKPEVGPRFLWKLIEKRARVEGFLVFQFADRYAEGLRQMAEWLNAGKIKIREEIADGIANAPRAFIGMLQGQNTGKQLVKIAEVE; this comes from the coding sequence GTGAACCGACAAATCGTTCTAGCCCGGCGACCGGAGGTTTTTCCTAAAGAATCTGATTTCAAGCTCGTCGAGTCGCCGATGCCAACGCCGGCGGCCGGCGAAATCCTGGTGCGCGCGCTTTATCTCTCTGTCGATCCCTATATGCGCGGTCGGATGAACGACGTGAAGTCCTACGCGCCACCCGTCAAACTCGGCGAGGTCATGGTCGGCGGAGTCGTCGGGCAGGTGATGCAATCCAATCATCCGCAGTTTCAGAAGGGGGGTTTTGTCGAGGGCTTCTTCGGTTGGCAGGAGTACGCGGTGTCCGACGGCAAGGGGGTGCGAAAAATTGATCCGACTCTTGCGCCCATTTCGACGGCGTTGAGTGTGCTCGGCATGCCGGGACTGACGGCCTATTTCGGATTATTGGACATCGGCAAACCGCAATCGGGTGAAACTGTGGTGGTGTCCGGCGCGGCGGGTGCCGTCGGTTCGATGGTCGGACAAATCGCGAAGATCAAAGGCTGCCGCGTGGTGGGCGTTGCCGGCTCGGATGAGAAGGTCGATTACCTGGTGCGCGAACTGGGTTTCGATGCCGCCTTCAATTACAAGACCACCGATGATTATTTCAAGAAGCTGAAGGAATTGTGTCCGAAAGGAATCGATGTGTATTTCGACAACGTCGGCGGCGCGATTACGGATGCGGTGTTCAAGCTGATCAACGTGAAGGCGCGCGTTTGTGTGTGCGGTCAGATCTCCCAATACAATCTGGCCAAACCGGAAGTGGGGCCGCGCTTTCTTTGGAAGCTGATCGAGAAACGGGCGCGCGTGGAAGGCTTTCTGGTGTTTCAGTTTGCCGACCGCTATGCCGAGGGACTCCGGCAGATGGCGGAATGGCTCAACGCGGGCAAAATAAAAATCCGCGAGGAGATTGCCGATGGAATCGCGAATGCGCCGCGGGCATTCATCGGCATGTTGCAAGGCCAGAACACTGGCAAGCAACTGGTGAAAATCGCCGAGGTCGAGTGA
- a CDS encoding DUF5069 domain-containing protein has product MVSNIRSPLEKLAGCNHLARFTDKIRLHLAGKLPEDYQMPLFHERGVDGFFMRHFGLTKEELLEAVQHSNYDDDKMVAWFETRIGNDEQKKKSWNELSVSLGKPGQPMHDTLAWARKKYNFQCDDPNIDSVFKTIEWDEGRVAT; this is encoded by the coding sequence ATGGTCTCGAATATCCGAAGTCCCCTTGAAAAACTGGCGGGCTGTAATCATCTGGCCCGGTTCACGGACAAAATCCGCCTGCATCTGGCGGGGAAACTGCCGGAGGATTATCAAATGCCTCTTTTTCACGAACGCGGCGTGGACGGTTTTTTCATGCGCCATTTCGGTCTGACCAAAGAGGAACTGCTCGAAGCGGTGCAGCACTCAAATTACGACGACGACAAAATGGTCGCATGGTTTGAAACGCGCATCGGCAACGACGAGCAAAAGAAGAAAAGCTGGAACGAACTTTCCGTGAGCCTCGGCAAACCCGGCCAACCCATGCATGACACGTTGGCCTGGGCGAGGAAGAAGTACAATTTCCAGTGCGACGACCCGAACATCGACAGCGTCTTCAAAACCATCGAATGGGACGAGGGGAGGGTTGCAACCTGA
- a CDS encoding Gfo/Idh/MocA family oxidoreductase, which yields MSRSRCRFSRRQFLKASTVIGSGLVVSGCQLGQPRAVIAKNISAGNKLNLGIIGAGGRGGDNLAGVSSENIVALCDVDESRAASSFGKFPEAKRYRDFRVMLEKEKSLDAVVVSTPDHTHAVAAITAMRLGKHVYCEKPLTHSIYEARLMRTTAAKYQVATQMGNQGHAMDGTRRAVELVQAGVIGAVREVHVWSDRPIWPQAIDRPPDTPPVPPGLDWDLWQGPAAERPYHPAYLPFQWRGWWRFGTGALGDMACHNADAAFWALKLNYPISVEAEAPPQHPETAPAWSIIHYEFPARGGLPPVKLTWYDGGKKPVADLFDGQPIPTNGSLLVGEKGKLFAPDWHADKFVLLPKEKFADLKGPQPTIRRSPGHHQEWILACKGGPPALSNFDYAAVLTETVLLGNLALRVGKKIEWDAVTMKARNCPEADQFIRNEYRKGWKL from the coding sequence ATGTCCAGGTCTCGATGTCGGTTCTCTCGTCGCCAGTTTCTCAAGGCTTCGACGGTGATTGGTTCCGGGCTGGTGGTTTCCGGCTGCCAGCTTGGCCAGCCACGCGCGGTGATCGCCAAGAACATTTCTGCCGGCAACAAACTCAACCTCGGCATCATCGGCGCGGGAGGTCGGGGCGGCGACAACCTGGCGGGAGTCAGCAGCGAAAACATTGTTGCCCTCTGCGACGTGGATGAAAGTCGCGCCGCAAGTTCGTTTGGTAAATTTCCGGAGGCAAAGCGTTATCGGGATTTTCGCGTGATGCTGGAAAAAGAGAAGAGTCTCGACGCCGTGGTCGTCAGCACGCCGGATCACACCCATGCCGTCGCCGCCATCACGGCGATGCGACTGGGCAAACACGTCTATTGCGAGAAGCCCTTGACTCATTCCATTTATGAAGCCCGCCTCATGCGGACGACTGCCGCGAAATACCAGGTCGCCACGCAAATGGGCAATCAAGGCCACGCGATGGACGGCACTCGCCGCGCCGTTGAGCTCGTCCAGGCGGGCGTCATCGGCGCAGTGCGCGAAGTCCACGTGTGGAGTGACCGCCCCATCTGGCCACAGGCCATTGACCGGCCGCCGGACACGCCACCGGTTCCACCGGGCCTGGACTGGGACCTCTGGCAGGGACCGGCTGCCGAACGCCCGTACCATCCCGCCTACCTTCCCTTCCAATGGCGCGGCTGGTGGCGTTTCGGGACCGGCGCGCTCGGTGACATGGCCTGTCATAATGCCGACGCCGCTTTCTGGGCGTTGAAACTGAACTACCCCATCAGCGTCGAAGCGGAAGCCCCGCCGCAGCACCCCGAGACGGCGCCAGCATGGAGCATCATTCACTACGAATTTCCGGCGCGTGGCGGTCTCCCGCCAGTGAAACTGACATGGTACGATGGCGGTAAAAAACCGGTCGCAGACCTTTTTGATGGCCAACCGATTCCGACCAACGGTTCGCTGCTCGTCGGCGAGAAAGGCAAACTCTTCGCGCCCGACTGGCACGCGGACAAGTTCGTGTTGCTGCCCAAGGAAAAATTTGCGGATCTCAAAGGACCGCAGCCGACCATCCGCCGCTCGCCCGGCCATCATCAGGAATGGATTCTGGCCTGCAAGGGCGGCCCACCCGCGCTATCCAACTTCGATTATGCGGCCGTGTTGACGGAAACGGTGCTGCTCGGAAACCTGGCATTGCGCGTTGGCAAAAAAATCGAATGGGACGCGGTGACGATGAAAGCGAGGAACTGTCCGGAAGCCGACCAGTTCATCCGCAACGAGTATCGGAAGGGATGGAAATTGTGA
- a CDS encoding PSD1 domain-containing protein produces MKQSLALRLLLLLSCLSLAQILAARTPNALPDKVQFNRDVRPLLSDRCLACHGPDKNARKGKLRLDLRDEAIKKAIVPGDVASSPLIKHTTSRNPEEVMPPPDSGKKPLSKPEVELLKRWVAQGAPWEAHWAFIKPERPNVPKVSANKTRIVNPIDSFILARLEKEKLKPATEADRRTLIRRLSFDLTGLPPTPEAVRAVAGDKSPKAYEQLVDRLLASPHFGERMAMYWLDVVRYADTDGFHADNYRSVYPYRDYVVDAFNQNLPFDRFTIEQLAGDLLPNATTTQKIASTYNRLNRTTEEGGAQAKEYLAKYAADRVRTTSTAWMAATMGCCECHDHKFDPYSTKDFYSFEAFFADIKEQGVGKPEASLVGNEAQTAELKRFDTLIADLEKTLVTPTAQLDAAQSTWETGTLRDLDAGRLDWLPLKPETLASTNGATLTIQEDLSVLVSGKNPDKDTYTITLRTDREHITAIRLEAMTDPSLDNQSLSRGGGNFVLTGFEVELPGAKDATNQPVKIATAIADYSQKDFPVAAAIDSKRDTGWAVDGGSSTTNHQAAFIFAKPLAGGPDTTLIVRLKHESKFKHHNIGRFRLALISLRNPVLTVSGLSDETIDTLRKPKDDRSAEQAEALSKYYLNIAPELDSVREELISTKKQKEEFRETVPTSLVTVAVEPREMRVLPRGNWMSDAGDVVTPAVPHFLAHSENKTERLTRLDLARWLISRDNPLTARVFVNRLWKLYFGTGISKTLDDFGAQGEWPQHPQLLDWLAVEFMDSGWDIKHMIKLMVMSSTYRQSSDADEKLRERDPFNRLLSRQSRFRLDAEMVRDNALAVSGLLADNVGGPSVKPYQPAGYWDQLNFPKRTYTNDHGASEYRRGLYTFWCRTFVHPSLVAFDAATREECTVERITSNTPLQALVLLNDPTYVEAARVFAARIITNGGKSVDDRLDWTFDHTLDRRPRPEEKRKLSELYRKQLDRYAADKDSAEKLVSVGEWPANKELNVAELAAWTSIARVMLNLNETIARY; encoded by the coding sequence ATGAAACAGAGCCTTGCATTGCGGTTGTTATTGCTCTTGAGTTGCCTGTCGCTCGCGCAGATTCTCGCCGCGAGAACTCCAAACGCGCTCCCGGATAAGGTGCAGTTCAACCGTGACGTCCGGCCGCTTCTGTCGGATCGCTGCCTTGCCTGTCACGGGCCGGATAAGAATGCGCGCAAAGGAAAACTGCGACTGGACTTGCGCGATGAGGCGATCAAGAAAGCCATCGTCCCGGGCGACGTTGCCAGCAGTCCATTGATCAAGCACACCACCTCTCGAAACCCGGAGGAGGTGATGCCGCCGCCCGATTCCGGAAAAAAGCCGCTTTCAAAACCAGAAGTCGAATTGCTGAAACGCTGGGTCGCACAAGGTGCCCCATGGGAGGCGCACTGGGCGTTCATCAAACCGGAGCGCCCGAACGTGCCAAAAGTGTCCGCCAACAAAACTAGGATCGTCAACCCGATTGATTCGTTCATTCTGGCGCGGCTGGAGAAGGAAAAGCTAAAACCGGCGACTGAAGCCGACCGACGAACGCTCATTCGCCGCCTGAGTTTTGATCTCACCGGCCTGCCTCCAACTCCGGAAGCGGTCCGCGCCGTCGCCGGAGATAAGTCTCCCAAGGCTTACGAACAACTGGTGGATCGATTGCTCGCCTCGCCGCATTTCGGCGAACGCATGGCGATGTATTGGCTCGACGTGGTGCGCTACGCCGACACGGACGGTTTTCACGCGGACAATTATCGCAGCGTTTATCCCTACCGCGATTATGTGGTCGATGCGTTCAACCAAAACCTGCCGTTCGACCGTTTCACCATCGAGCAGCTCGCCGGCGATCTGCTCCCCAACGCCACGACCACACAAAAGATCGCCTCAACGTACAATCGATTGAACCGCACAACGGAGGAAGGCGGAGCGCAGGCGAAGGAGTATCTGGCCAAATACGCCGCCGATCGCGTGCGAACCACCTCGACCGCCTGGATGGCCGCGACGATGGGTTGCTGCGAGTGCCACGATCACAAGTTCGATCCCTACAGCACGAAGGACTTTTACAGTTTCGAAGCGTTCTTTGCCGACATCAAAGAGCAGGGCGTCGGAAAACCGGAAGCCAGCCTCGTGGGGAACGAAGCGCAAACCGCCGAACTGAAACGATTCGACACCCTGATCGCTGATCTCGAAAAAACCCTCGTGACGCCGACCGCTCAACTGGACGCCGCTCAATCCACCTGGGAAACCGGAACCCTCCGCGACCTTGACGCGGGCCGTCTCGATTGGTTGCCGTTGAAACCCGAGACGCTCGCTTCAACAAATGGCGCAACATTGACGATCCAGGAGGACCTTTCCGTTCTGGTCAGCGGCAAGAATCCGGACAAGGACACTTATACCATCACGCTGCGCACCGACCGTGAACACATCACCGCCATCCGGCTGGAGGCGATGACCGATCCCAGTCTCGACAACCAAAGCCTGTCGCGCGGAGGTGGTAATTTTGTCCTGACGGGCTTTGAAGTTGAACTGCCCGGAGCCAAAGACGCCACGAACCAACCCGTGAAGATCGCCACCGCCATCGCCGATTATTCGCAAAAGGATTTCCCGGTGGCAGCCGCCATCGACAGCAAACGCGATACCGGCTGGGCGGTGGACGGCGGTTCGAGCACGACCAATCACCAGGCTGCCTTCATCTTTGCTAAACCGCTGGCAGGTGGACCCGACACGACGCTGATCGTCCGCCTGAAACACGAATCCAAGTTCAAACACCACAACATCGGCCGCTTCCGCCTGGCGTTGATCTCGCTGCGAAACCCCGTCCTCACCGTATCCGGGTTGTCCGATGAGACGATCGACACTCTGCGAAAGCCAAAGGACGATCGCAGCGCCGAGCAGGCAGAAGCGCTCTCCAAATACTACCTCAACATCGCTCCCGAACTCGATTCCGTTCGCGAAGAACTGATCTCAACCAAAAAACAAAAGGAAGAATTCCGGGAAACCGTTCCGACGTCGTTGGTCACCGTCGCCGTCGAGCCGCGAGAAATGCGTGTGCTGCCGCGCGGAAACTGGATGAGCGACGCCGGCGACGTTGTCACGCCCGCGGTGCCGCACTTCCTCGCGCACTCCGAAAACAAAACCGAGCGACTCACGCGACTGGACCTGGCGCGGTGGCTGATCTCGCGCGACAATCCGTTGACCGCCCGCGTCTTTGTCAATCGACTCTGGAAGCTTTATTTCGGCACCGGCATTTCTAAAACGCTCGATGACTTCGGCGCGCAAGGCGAGTGGCCGCAACATCCTCAGTTGCTCGATTGGCTCGCGGTGGAATTCATGGACAGCGGCTGGGACATCAAACACATGATCAAGCTCATGGTCATGTCCAGCACCTACCGCCAATCGTCCGACGCCGATGAGAAACTCCGCGAGCGCGATCCCTTCAATCGTTTGCTCTCGCGCCAGTCGCGTTTCCGCCTCGACGCAGAGATGGTGCGTGACAATGCCCTCGCCGTCAGCGGACTGTTGGCGGACAACGTCGGCGGGCCAAGCGTCAAGCCGTATCAACCCGCCGGCTATTGGGACCAGTTGAATTTTCCCAAGCGCACCTACACCAATGACCACGGCGCATCGGAGTATCGTCGCGGTCTCTACACTTTCTGGTGTCGGACTTTTGTGCATCCCAGCCTCGTGGCGTTCGACGCTGCCACGCGCGAAGAATGCACCGTGGAACGCATCACCTCGAACACTCCCTTGCAGGCGCTGGTCTTGCTCAACGATCCAACCTACGTCGAAGCGGCGCGCGTCTTCGCCGCGAGAATCATCACCAACGGCGGCAAAAGTGTGGATGACCGCCTCGATTGGACTTTCGATCACACACTCGATCGCAGACCGCGCCCCGAAGAAAAGCGCAAGTTGAGCGAACTGTATCGCAAACAGCTCGACCGCTATGCCGCCGACAAAGACTCCGCCGAGAAACTGGTGAGCGTTGGCGAATGGCCTGCGAACAAGGAACTGAACGTCGCCGAACTGGCGGCCTGGACTTCAATCGCCCGCGTCATGCTCAACTTGAACGAAACCATCGCGCGCTATTAA
- a CDS encoding DUF1501 domain-containing protein, whose protein sequence is MLQLQASRRTFLGRATMGIGTLALSSLLNPLARAAGKQVQTKEGKWLGVVNPPHFAPKAKRIIFLTMAGGPSHLETLDYKSKLAEMHGQPMPESYTKGQQIAQLQGAKLNCFGPQYEFEKFGQSGQHISRILPHIGSIADDICIIRSMHTEQINHDPAQAFMNTGTSISGRPSMGSWLLYGLGSECEDLPGFVVLISSGGGQDQPVAARQWHSGFLPSRFQGVQFHSKGEPVNYVGRPDGVSLDGQKEIIDTVNSMNGLFNESAHDPEITTRISQYEMAFRMQTSVPGLMDVSDEPAHILEMYGTKGGDGSFAANCLLARRLAERGVRFVQLYHRGWDHHGGVKNGVKTTAGLVDKATAALVKDLKERGMLDDTLIVWGGEFGRTPMAQGDGRDHHIKGFSLWLAGAGIKGGMSYGNTDELGYSAVENPVHVHDLHATMLHLFGIDHEKLTYRFQGRDFRLTDVSGEVVKAILA, encoded by the coding sequence ATGCTCCAGCTTCAAGCTTCGCGCCGGACTTTTCTCGGTCGCGCCACAATGGGCATCGGCACACTCGCGTTGTCATCGTTGCTGAACCCGCTGGCGCGGGCGGCTGGAAAGCAGGTGCAAACCAAAGAAGGCAAATGGCTCGGCGTTGTGAACCCACCGCATTTTGCGCCGAAGGCCAAACGCATCATCTTCCTCACGATGGCCGGCGGGCCGTCGCATCTCGAAACCCTCGACTACAAATCGAAGCTCGCCGAGATGCACGGGCAACCCATGCCCGAATCATACACCAAAGGCCAGCAGATCGCCCAACTGCAAGGGGCGAAGCTGAATTGTTTCGGGCCGCAGTACGAGTTCGAAAAATTCGGCCAGTCCGGTCAACACATTTCCAGAATCCTGCCGCACATCGGGAGCATCGCCGATGATATCTGCATCATTCGCTCGATGCACACCGAGCAGATCAATCATGATCCTGCCCAGGCATTCATGAACACCGGCACGTCCATCTCCGGCCGTCCCAGCATGGGATCCTGGCTGCTCTACGGGCTCGGCAGCGAATGCGAGGATCTGCCCGGCTTCGTGGTGTTGATTTCCTCCGGCGGCGGACAGGACCAGCCGGTCGCCGCCCGTCAATGGCATAGCGGATTTCTCCCCAGCCGCTTTCAGGGAGTTCAATTTCATTCCAAGGGCGAACCCGTGAATTACGTCGGACGACCCGACGGCGTCTCGCTGGACGGACAAAAGGAGATCATCGACACTGTGAACTCCATGAACGGTCTGTTCAATGAATCGGCGCACGACCCGGAGATCACCACGCGCATCAGCCAGTACGAAATGGCTTTCCGAATGCAGACCAGCGTGCCGGGCTTGATGGATGTTTCGGACGAACCGGCGCACATTCTCGAAATGTACGGCACCAAGGGCGGCGACGGTTCATTCGCCGCCAACTGTCTGCTGGCGCGGCGGCTTGCCGAACGCGGCGTGCGCTTCGTCCAGCTTTATCATCGCGGCTGGGACCATCACGGCGGCGTCAAAAACGGTGTCAAGACCACTGCCGGTCTCGTGGACAAAGCCACCGCCGCGCTGGTCAAAGACCTGAAAGAGCGCGGCATGTTGGACGACACACTGATCGTCTGGGGCGGCGAATTCGGTCGCACACCGATGGCCCAGGGCGACGGACGCGACCACCACATCAAGGGATTTTCCCTCTGGCTGGCCGGCGCCGGCATCAAGGGCGGCATGAGTTACGGCAACACCGACGAACTTGGTTACAGCGCCGTGGAAAACCCGGTGCATGTACACGACCTGCACGCGACGATGTTGCACCTCTTCGGCATCGACCACGAAAAACTGACCTACCGCTTTCAAGGCCGCGACTTCCGATTGACCGACGTCAGCGGCGAAGTTGTCAAAGCGATTCTGGCCTGA
- a CDS encoding type II toxin-antitoxin system PemK/MazF family toxin, whose protein sequence is MPTTTTYNRGAVVLLPFPFSDQSSAKIRPAVIVSPHYPSDDLLVVAVTSVGDALRPGEFPIQFWREAGLIHPSFAKRAVASVSGALVRKHLGQLRETDLVKLDSAVRLWFGL, encoded by the coding sequence ATGCCGACTACGACCACCTATAATCGCGGCGCCGTCGTACTGCTGCCGTTTCCTTTCTCCGACCAATCGTCGGCCAAAATTCGCCCGGCCGTAATCGTCAGTCCGCATTATCCGTCCGACGATTTGCTGGTTGTGGCAGTGACTTCGGTGGGCGATGCGTTGCGGCCCGGAGAGTTTCCCATTCAATTCTGGCGCGAGGCGGGCCTGATTCATCCGTCATTCGCCAAACGTGCCGTGGCCTCCGTGTCTGGGGCATTGGTGCGCAAACATCTCGGCCAGTTGCGTGAAACGGATTTGGTGAAACTCGATTCCGCCGTCCGGCTTTGGTTTGGCTTGTAG
- a CDS encoding formylglycine-generating enzyme family protein encodes MKRKFRTALWIFLLLVGVGGFAAWKNWHDRYVWPGPVASMQDLPPLDRSGWPKQPVAWKSAVVQTGVATPDGMKKVPITYYTNSIGLVLVRIEAGSFLMGLTEQQAVRLHTPNLPGHRVTLTKPYFLGAFEVSNKEYELFDPAHKKKRPKYQRRRGGENHPVEPVTWQEAQKFCRWLSAKEGRVYRLPTEAEWEYACKAGTETRLYWGDAYWDGNKANVAGLKWDHETWIMDGFEYTAPVGTYPPNPWGLYDMIGNSWEWCSDWFSRYKAEPAVDPQGPAKGHCRVYKGGGWSTRQYSIKSAVRDGDDPADLPDIRGFRVLCEAN; translated from the coding sequence ATGAAACGAAAATTTCGCACTGCGCTTTGGATTTTTCTGTTGCTCGTTGGGGTGGGCGGCTTCGCAGCCTGGAAAAACTGGCACGATCGCTATGTCTGGCCTGGGCCGGTGGCCAGTATGCAGGACCTGCCACCGCTGGATCGTTCGGGCTGGCCGAAACAGCCAGTCGCGTGGAAATCCGCGGTCGTTCAAACGGGAGTGGCCACGCCAGACGGCATGAAAAAAGTTCCGATCACCTATTACACAAATTCCATCGGCCTCGTGCTGGTGCGCATCGAAGCCGGGAGTTTTCTCATGGGGTTGACCGAGCAACAGGCTGTGCGCCTCCACACTCCCAACCTGCCCGGCCATCGGGTAACTCTGACCAAGCCATATTTTCTCGGCGCGTTTGAAGTTTCCAACAAGGAGTACGAGTTGTTCGACCCGGCCCACAAAAAGAAACGCCCCAAATATCAACGCCGTCGCGGCGGCGAGAATCATCCGGTTGAACCTGTCACGTGGCAGGAGGCGCAGAAATTTTGTCGCTGGCTTTCGGCCAAGGAAGGCCGCGTGTATCGCCTGCCAACGGAAGCGGAATGGGAATACGCCTGCAAGGCCGGCACGGAAACCAGATTGTATTGGGGCGACGCCTACTGGGACGGCAACAAGGCCAACGTCGCCGGCTTGAAATGGGACCACGAGACCTGGATCATGGACGGCTTCGAATACACCGCGCCGGTCGGCACGTATCCGCCGAATCCGTGGGGGCTCTACGACATGATCGGCAACTCGTGGGAATGGTGCAGCGATTGGTTCAGCCGCTACAAAGCCGAACCGGCGGTTGATCCGCAAGGCCCCGCCAAGGGTCATTGCCGCGTTTACAAAGGAGGCGGGTGGAGCACGCGGCAGTACAGCATCAAGTCCGCGGTTCGCGACGGCGACGATCCGGCGGATCTTCCCGACATCCGCGGCTTCCGCGTTCTGTGCGAGGCAAACTAA